One stretch of Brachyhypopomus gauderio isolate BG-103 chromosome 8, BGAUD_0.2, whole genome shotgun sequence DNA includes these proteins:
- the LOC143522116 gene encoding uncharacterized protein LOC143522116 translates to MDEMAMEGLVYLVLGLWLLFRKRANEESKRRFQFARHTTQEKERRLLETIQQYQAEDDRRGRKRRRLMALLLANSRRKPSVWTFRRASQWWDVIVPEFTCTQWLQNFRMSREAFDSLSNKLRPALERQDTTFRECVPVHKRVAIALWKLATGSEYRSIGHLFGVSTTTVCRCVQDFCAAAETLLVPEQIRYPDERRFRDMAEYIQTRWGLPHCVGAIDGSHIPIIAPRLCHTDYFNRKGWHSIILQGVVDGKGLFWNVMAGLPGSMRDARVLRLSMLWELATRGNLFPAGVRTTSAMPAGYYILGDSAYPLQKWLLKPFQDTGNLTKEQQIFNQHISRTRVVVENAFGRLKGRWRCLLKRNDCDIQLVKSMVLVCCALHNLCESYGETYDTTWDVPATAAQQPVAAMAEGVEGCDGRDARNALMQYICHNS, encoded by the exons ATGGACGAGATGGCGATGGAAGGACTCGTGTACCTTGTGCTAGGGTTATGGCTTTTATTCCGGAAACGTGCAAatgaagagagcaagagaaggtTTCAGTTTGCGAGACACACAACACAAGAAAAGGAGCGGAGACTCCTTGAGACCATACAGCAGTATCAGGCCGAGGAcgacaggagagggagaaaaagacgCAGGCTG ATGGCTTTGTTGTTGGCTAATAGCCGTCGCAAACCCTCAGTGTGGACATTCCGACGAGCGTCTCAGTGGTGGGACGTTATTGTTCCTGAGTTCACGTGCACACAGTGGCTACAGAACTTCAGGATGTCCCGAGAAGCGTTTGACTCCCTCAGCAACAAATTGCGTCCAGCCCTGGAGCGACAAGACACAACTTTTCGAGAGTGTGTGCCCGTACACAAAAGAGTGGCAATAGCACTGTGGAAGCTTGCTACGGGCTCGGAGTACAGAAGCATAGGCCATCTGTTTGGAGTCAGCACTACaactgtgtgcaggtgtgtgcaggattTCTGTGCTGCAGCAGAGACACTACTGGTACCTGAGCAGATTCGTTATCCAGACGAACGGCGATTCAGGGATATGGCagagtacatacagactagaTGGGGACTCCCACATTGTGTGGGTGCTATTGATGGCTCCCACATACCCATCATTGCCCCACGACTGTGTCACACCGACTACTTCAACCGCAAAGGCTGGCACTCAATAATCCTCCAAGGTGTAGTCGACGGAAAGGGCCTCTTCTGGAATGTAATGGCTGGACTGCCTGGGAGTATGCGTGATGCTCGAGTGCTGAGACTGTCCATGCTGTGGGAGTTGGCCACCCGGGGAAATCTATTTCCAGCAGGTGTTAGGACAACCAGTGCCATGCCTGCTGGCTATTACATCCTTGGAGACTCTGCCTACCCCTTACAAAAGTGGCTTTTGAAGCCATTTCAGGACACCGGAAACCTCACAAAAGAGCAGCAGATCTTCAATCAACATATCAGTCGCACACGTGTTGTTGTTGAGAATGCTTTTGGCAGACTTAAGGGTAGATGGCGCTGCCTTCTGAAAAGGAATGACTGTGACATCCAACTTGTGAaatcaatggtgttggtgtgctgCGCTCTGCATAATTTGTGTGAAAGTTATGGAGAGACATATGACACTACATGGGATGTGCCAGCTACTGCTGCACAGCAGCCAGTGGCAGCAATGGcagagggtgtggaggggtgtgatgGTAGAGATGCTCGCAATGCACTGATGCAATATATCTGTCATAACAGTTAA